A genomic region of Nostoc sp. UHCC 0702 contains the following coding sequences:
- a CDS encoding VWA domain-containing protein codes for MKVQLLWALNDTNVDVAQLSNQRQLAISISAVAGESALALPLNLCLILDKSGSMHGQPISTVIQAVEQLLDSLKPGDRISVVAFAGHAEVIIPNQVIDDIDSIKSQIKKKLKASGGTVIAEGLQQGITELMKGTKGTVSQAFLLTDGHGESSLRIWKLEFGTDDNKLCLQLAQKAAKINLTINTLGFGNSWNQDLLEKIADAGGGTLAHIERPEQAVEQFSRIFKRIQSVGLTNAYLLFSLVPNVRLAELKPIAQVAPDTIELPVETEAHGGFAVRLGDLMQDVERVVLANIYLAQLPEGKQIIGHLQVRYDDPAVDKQGLLSPMIPMYANVVKAYQPAINPQVQQSILTLAKYRQTQLAEVKLQQGDRTGAATMLQTAAKTALQIGDTGAATVLQTSATRLQAGEELSQAELKKTRIASKTVLQDS; via the coding sequence ATGAAAGTTCAATTGCTCTGGGCATTAAATGATACCAATGTTGATGTAGCTCAATTGAGTAACCAACGTCAATTGGCTATTTCTATTTCAGCGGTTGCTGGTGAATCAGCTCTTGCTTTGCCGCTCAATTTATGCTTGATTCTAGATAAAAGTGGTTCCATGCATGGGCAACCAATATCAACTGTAATTCAGGCAGTAGAACAATTATTGGATAGCTTAAAGCCAGGCGATCGCATTTCAGTTGTGGCTTTTGCTGGCCATGCTGAAGTGATTATTCCCAACCAAGTAATTGACGATATTGATAGTATTAAATCCCAGATCAAAAAGAAACTCAAAGCTAGCGGTGGTACGGTAATTGCTGAGGGATTGCAACAGGGAATCACAGAATTAATGAAGGGAACAAAAGGAACTGTTTCCCAAGCTTTTCTACTTACAGATGGTCATGGTGAAAGTAGTTTGCGAATTTGGAAATTGGAGTTCGGCACAGATGACAATAAACTCTGTCTGCAACTTGCTCAAAAGGCAGCTAAAATCAATTTGACTATCAATACTCTCGGATTTGGCAATAGTTGGAACCAGGATCTTTTAGAAAAAATTGCCGATGCTGGTGGTGGTACTTTAGCTCATATTGAACGCCCGGAACAAGCAGTAGAACAGTTTAGCCGAATATTTAAGCGCATTCAATCTGTGGGGCTAACTAATGCTTACCTGCTATTTTCTTTAGTACCCAATGTGCGCCTTGCTGAACTCAAACCCATCGCCCAAGTTGCCCCAGATACAATTGAGTTACCAGTGGAAACAGAAGCGCATGGAGGTTTCGCTGTGCGCTTGGGAGATTTAATGCAGGATGTGGAACGGGTAGTTTTAGCGAATATTTATTTGGCACAATTGCCAGAAGGTAAACAAATAATTGGACATCTGCAAGTTCGCTATGATGACCCAGCGGTAGATAAACAGGGCTTACTGTCCCCGATGATACCAATGTATGCAAATGTGGTCAAGGCTTATCAACCTGCGATTAATCCCCAGGTGCAGCAATCTATTTTGACATTAGCCAAGTATCGACAAACACAGTTAGCCGAAGTGAAATTGCAACAAGGCGATCGCACTGGTGCAGCTACAATGTTGCAAACAGCAGCTAAAACCGCCTTACAAATCGGTGATACTGGTGCAGCAACAGTTTTGCAAACTTCCGCCACCCGCCTGCAAGCTGGAGAAGAACTTTCCCAAGCCGAACTGAAGAAAACTAGAATTGCCTCAAAGACAGTTTTACAAGATTCTTAA
- a CDS encoding ATP-dependent Clp protease proteolytic subunit — protein MPIGVPKVPYRMPGGQYTDWISIYDRLYRERIIFLGRDIDDEIANQIIAVMLYLDSDDPGKDIYLYINSPGGMVTSGLAIFDTMQHIKSDVVTICVGLAASMGSFLLSAGTKGKRMALPHSRIMIHQPSGGTRGQATDIEIEAREILRIRNQLNEIYAHNTGQTVAKIEKDMDRDFFMSAQEAKEYGLIDRVIEERP, from the coding sequence ATGCCTATAGGCGTTCCTAAAGTTCCTTACCGGATGCCCGGAGGACAATATACAGATTGGATTAGCATCTACGATCGCCTTTACCGGGAACGGATTATTTTCCTAGGGCGAGATATTGATGATGAGATTGCCAACCAAATCATTGCTGTAATGCTGTATTTGGATTCTGACGATCCAGGCAAAGATATTTATTTATACATCAATTCGCCTGGTGGCATGGTTACGTCTGGCTTGGCAATTTTTGACACCATGCAACATATCAAGTCAGATGTTGTAACGATTTGTGTAGGTTTAGCTGCTTCGATGGGATCTTTCCTGCTGTCAGCTGGTACCAAAGGCAAACGTATGGCATTGCCTCACTCTCGGATCATGATTCACCAGCCTTCTGGTGGCACCCGTGGACAAGCAACCGATATCGAAATTGAAGCTAGAGAGATTCTGCGGATTCGTAACCAGCTCAATGAAATTTATGCTCACAACACGGGTCAAACTGTGGCCAAGATTGAAAAAGATATGGATCGCGACTTTTTCATGTCTGCCCAAGAAGCTAAAGAATACGGTTTAATTGACCGTGTAATTGAAGAACGTCCGTAG
- a CDS encoding J domain-containing protein, with amino-acid sequence MDLGDCYRLLGLRSGASFGDIKASYRRLAQQYHPDINPDDAKAKDKFIALTEAYRLLLTVVPPEETAQRISKSPASASGSDGKATKATRQEKAPKTTVTTEKPPTPKPPNILEIEQRLKWKTYEQLQRFLKEKRFPQAIALAEALAERLPKDAEVRQWQAVAYQIWGRALISENQLLKARIYLKKALKTDPNNKALWLEVQRDFQRLEQSF; translated from the coding sequence ATGGATCTTGGAGATTGCTACCGTTTATTGGGTTTAAGGTCAGGAGCTTCTTTTGGCGATATTAAAGCGTCTTATAGACGTTTGGCCCAGCAATATCATCCCGATATCAACCCAGATGATGCAAAAGCTAAAGATAAATTTATCGCCTTGACAGAGGCTTATAGATTGCTTTTGACGGTTGTACCGCCAGAGGAGACAGCCCAACGAATAAGTAAATCTCCTGCATCTGCATCTGGAAGTGATGGTAAAGCTACAAAGGCTACCCGCCAAGAAAAAGCACCCAAAACTACGGTGACAACTGAAAAGCCACCGACACCAAAGCCGCCAAATATTTTGGAAATAGAACAGCGCCTGAAGTGGAAGACTTACGAACAGCTGCAACGCTTTTTAAAAGAAAAACGATTTCCCCAAGCGATCGCACTGGCGGAAGCTTTAGCAGAACGTCTACCAAAAGACGCGGAAGTACGCCAATGGCAAGCAGTCGCCTATCAAATTTGGGGAAGGGCATTAATTAGCGAAAATCAACTACTCAAAGCCAGAATTTATCTCAAAAAAGCCCTAAAAACAGACCCTAACAACAAAGCTTTGTGGCTTGAGGTGCAGCGAGACTTCCAACGGTTAGAACAAAGTTTTTAA
- a CDS encoding VOC family protein, with product MKTTGIHHIAIICSDYERSKRFYVETLGFSVIHETFRAERNSYKLDLRVGENSQIELFSFPNPPQRVGNPEACGLRHLAFEVEDIEQTVVYLNSHNVEVENIRIDEITGKKFSFFKDPDNLPLEIYER from the coding sequence ATGAAAACTACTGGTATTCACCACATAGCTATTATTTGTTCTGACTACGAACGTTCAAAAAGGTTTTATGTAGAAACTTTAGGATTTTCTGTTATTCACGAGACTTTTCGCGCTGAGAGAAATTCTTATAAATTAGATTTACGCGTAGGAGAAAATAGCCAAATAGAGTTATTTTCGTTTCCAAATCCTCCCCAAAGAGTTGGAAACCCAGAGGCTTGTGGTTTAAGACATTTGGCTTTTGAAGTTGAGGATATTGAGCAAACTGTTGTTTATTTAAACTCTCATAATGTTGAGGTAGAAAATATCAGAATTGATGAGATTACAGGTAAGAAATTTTCTTTTTTTAAAGACCCAGATAATTTACCATTAGAGATTTATGAGCGTTAA
- the pxcA gene encoding proton extrusion protein PcxA has translation MPTMKISVFSQKIYSFLLSAYRWYLQTPERSLEEAYKAALQIKAIEDEHFNGQKIDYKTSIHSNSVMDYFESDLKKQLKIARMRLTEFKASRWFSNESHQKAAHKTGIEYPSTSLILEKLRFIDQVISKYTDFAIETSSPPIVDKPIVDRPQIVQFDPVVAQPLQPKLPNQNQELNQKKRRKVDTTGILPRSILNTISRLQIELDPNSEEDVVKNFRQAQKRTIISIRFLLLLIIVPLLTHQIAKTLVVGPLVQHFRASETEEVFLNEEMEEEALQKLQRFEEEIKFESFITKAPALYPEEIENKLKEKASEIAEEFRAESINAIKNIFADIFSVAAFIWLLVTSKSSIVVLKDFIDHVVYGLSDSAKAFLIILFTDIFVGFHSPHGWEVILEGISRHWGLPANRDFIFLFIATFPVILDTIFKYWIFRYLNRISPSAVATYRNMNE, from the coding sequence TATACTCTTTTTTACTATCTGCTTACCGATGGTACTTGCAGACCCCAGAACGTTCTCTGGAAGAAGCTTACAAGGCTGCATTACAGATTAAGGCAATAGAGGATGAGCATTTTAATGGACAGAAAATAGACTACAAAACATCTATCCACAGTAATAGTGTGATGGATTATTTTGAGTCAGACTTGAAAAAACAATTGAAAATTGCTCGGATGCGGCTCACAGAGTTTAAAGCTAGCCGTTGGTTTTCAAACGAGTCTCATCAAAAAGCAGCCCATAAAACAGGTATAGAATATCCTAGTACTTCCTTAATTTTAGAAAAATTAAGATTCATTGATCAAGTTATATCAAAATACACCGACTTTGCTATAGAAACTAGTTCCCCTCCTATAGTAGATAAACCCATAGTAGACAGACCCCAAATTGTACAATTTGATCCAGTAGTTGCTCAACCATTACAGCCTAAGTTACCAAATCAAAATCAAGAGCTAAATCAAAAAAAACGTCGTAAAGTTGATACAACAGGGATATTGCCTCGGTCAATTTTAAATACTATTAGTCGTTTGCAAATTGAATTAGACCCCAATTCTGAAGAAGATGTTGTTAAAAATTTTCGTCAAGCTCAAAAAAGAACAATAATATCGATTAGATTTCTTTTACTACTAATTATAGTACCTTTGTTAACTCATCAGATAGCTAAAACATTAGTGGTAGGGCCACTTGTTCAGCATTTTAGAGCCTCGGAAACAGAGGAAGTTTTCCTCAATGAAGAAATGGAAGAAGAAGCGCTACAAAAGCTACAAAGATTTGAAGAAGAAATTAAATTTGAAAGTTTTATTACTAAAGCACCAGCACTATACCCGGAAGAGATAGAAAATAAGTTAAAAGAAAAGGCCAGTGAAATAGCTGAGGAATTTCGTGCCGAAAGCATCAATGCAATTAAAAATATTTTTGCAGATATTTTCTCAGTTGCTGCTTTTATTTGGTTATTAGTTACCAGTAAGTCTTCTATCGTGGTACTAAAGGATTTCATTGATCATGTTGTCTATGGTCTAAGTGACAGTGCTAAGGCATTTCTGATCATTTTGTTCACCGATATCTTTGTAGGATTCCACTCACCTCATGGATGGGAAGTAATTCTAGAAGGAATATCACGTCACTGGGGCTTACCAGCAAACCGAGATTTTATCTTCTTATTTATTGCTACATTTCCAGTTATTTTAGATACTATCTTTAAATATTGGATATTCCGCTACTTAAACCGCATATCGCCTTCGGCAGTTGCCACCTACCGTAATATGAATGAATAG
- a CDS encoding murein transglycosylase A, whose amino-acid sequence MRKQLAAISISLPVILLILLGRMQSVAHREVSPAECRVNKWDIPVSLQTQPQNISTQNLQVAKLPILIQRPVVTCCQDDSSCLDEILDQGENNQLPNKKALVTAIDRSLRYLQTSNASAAYQKYQVAGITRDRVLNSLTRFRELLLKNNSATELHKAIEREFVFYQSVGKDNKGSVLFTAYYEPLYFASRVPTAEFRYPVYRLPPDLDSWQEPHPTRLELEGADGLQAAKGKLKGLELFWFRDRLEPYLAQIEGSARLQLTNGTQTTIGYAGNTAYTYKSIGRELANDGKLPLEGMTMPIILNYFSKYPQQLNIYIPRDPSFVFFQENHGAPAQGSINVPVTAERSIATDKSLMPPGALALIRAAIPFADVNGKMEHRIVSRYVLDQDTGGAIKGAGRVDYFLGTGKLAGDRAGVTVSNGHLYYLLLKPTLEQGSRGAGEQGGQLTTDF is encoded by the coding sequence ATGAGAAAGCAACTAGCAGCGATTAGTATCAGCTTACCTGTAATTCTGTTGATTTTGCTGGGACGTATGCAATCTGTAGCGCATCGGGAAGTTAGTCCAGCAGAATGTCGGGTGAATAAGTGGGATATTCCAGTGTCGTTGCAAACTCAACCACAAAATATATCTACTCAAAACCTACAAGTAGCAAAATTACCGATACTCATCCAGAGGCCAGTAGTTACTTGTTGTCAGGATGATAGTTCTTGTTTGGATGAGATTCTTGATCAGGGAGAAAATAATCAATTACCTAATAAAAAAGCATTGGTGACAGCTATCGATCGCAGTCTCCGATATCTGCAAACCTCTAATGCGAGTGCTGCTTACCAAAAATATCAGGTGGCTGGAATTACACGCGATCGCGTTTTAAATAGTTTAACAAGATTCCGCGAACTCTTACTAAAAAACAATTCTGCAACAGAATTACACAAAGCCATAGAACGAGAGTTTGTTTTTTATCAGTCAGTCGGCAAAGACAACAAAGGTTCGGTTTTATTTACTGCTTACTACGAACCACTTTATTTTGCCAGTCGCGTTCCTACAGCAGAGTTTCGCTATCCTGTCTATCGATTACCTCCTGATTTAGACTCTTGGCAAGAGCCTCATCCCACACGCCTAGAATTAGAAGGAGCAGATGGTTTACAAGCGGCAAAAGGTAAGCTTAAGGGATTAGAGTTATTTTGGTTTCGCGATCGCCTCGAACCATATTTAGCTCAAATTGAAGGTTCCGCCCGTCTACAACTAACAAATGGTACTCAGACAACAATAGGCTATGCCGGTAATACCGCTTATACTTACAAAAGCATTGGGCGAGAACTAGCAAACGATGGCAAATTACCGCTAGAAGGCATGACTATGCCCATTATTCTCAACTATTTTAGCAAATATCCCCAACAATTAAATATTTATATTCCCCGCGACCCCAGCTTTGTGTTTTTTCAAGAAAACCACGGTGCGCCAGCACAAGGTTCCATTAACGTACCAGTCACAGCAGAACGTTCCATTGCCACAGATAAATCCCTCATGCCTCCTGGTGCTTTAGCTTTGATTCGTGCTGCCATTCCCTTTGCCGATGTTAACGGCAAAATGGAACATCGAATTGTCAGTCGCTACGTTCTTGACCAAGATACGGGAGGTGCAATTAAAGGTGCAGGGAGAGTAGATTATTTTTTAGGTACTGGGAAATTGGCAGGCGATCGCGCTGGCGTCACAGTTAGTAATGGGCATCTGTATTATTTGTTGCTGAAGCCCACTCTTGAGCAGGGGAGCAGGGGGGCAGGGGAGCAGGGGGGACAACTGACAACTGACTTTTAA
- a CDS encoding ATP-dependent Clp protease proteolytic subunit yields the protein MDISPIKAVQAPYYGDNFYRTPPPDLPSLLLKERIVYLGMPLVPAVTELIVAELLYLQSDDPEKPIKIYINSTGTSGYSGEPIGFETEAFAIYDTIKYIKPPIYTICLGSAMGMAAMLLSAGTKGCRASLPHSNIILHQPKSYAQGQATDIQIRAKEVLANKASLVDILHRTTGQPPEKIIKDMDRLFYMTPYQAKEYGLIDRVFEKEELANPPLPASVL from the coding sequence ATGGACATTTCCCCCATCAAGGCTGTTCAAGCCCCCTATTACGGCGATAATTTCTACCGGACACCGCCGCCAGATTTGCCTTCCTTATTATTAAAGGAAAGAATTGTCTATCTGGGAATGCCACTGGTGCCTGCTGTAACGGAATTAATCGTGGCCGAACTGCTGTACTTGCAGTCCGACGACCCCGAAAAGCCGATTAAAATTTATATCAACTCCACCGGCACATCCGGTTATAGTGGCGAGCCGATTGGCTTTGAAACCGAAGCCTTTGCCATCTATGACACTATAAAATACATCAAGCCCCCCATCTACACCATCTGTCTTGGTTCGGCAATGGGTATGGCAGCAATGTTACTCAGTGCTGGTACAAAAGGTTGCCGCGCCAGTTTGCCCCACTCCAACATTATCCTGCACCAGCCCAAGAGCTACGCCCAAGGTCAAGCAACGGATATTCAAATTCGGGCGAAGGAAGTTCTGGCAAATAAAGCCTCCCTGGTTGATATTCTACATCGCACCACCGGACAGCCACCAGAAAAAATTATCAAAGACATGGATCGGCTGTTCTACATGACACCATATCAAGCGAAGGAATACGGACTGATTGACAGAGTTTTTGAGAAAGAAGAACTCGCTAATCCTCCACTCCCAGCTAGTGTCCTTTAA
- a CDS encoding ABC transporter permease, with protein MSTINRSSQLKLTGNIPKIKKLHRPQLNWLQPLVLLAPSGIWLLLLLALPTLIIFELSLVPDIRPGDLVNPSGFSNYQRIFDPLYLYVILQSLWLAIGTTIICLILGFPVAYWIAQIAPKRWQNLLLLGFILPLWTSSLLRSYAWITILRPTGLLNSLLTSLGLPALELFNRIPAVLIGMSYSLLPYMVVILYASLEKLDKRLLEAAADLGANPVQTFLKVTVPQVMPGISAGSMLVLITGLGDFIDPELLGGASSMTVARLIYNQFLGGTQNWGFGSALSMTLILAVSIAIALLIKYGEAIPKR; from the coding sequence GTGTCAACAATAAATCGTTCTTCTCAACTAAAATTAACAGGCAATATTCCCAAAATCAAAAAATTGCATCGTCCACAGTTAAATTGGCTGCAACCTTTGGTATTGCTTGCACCATCTGGCATTTGGTTGTTACTTTTATTAGCATTGCCAACGCTGATAATTTTTGAGTTGAGTTTGGTGCCAGACATTAGACCAGGAGATTTGGTTAATCCCAGTGGATTTAGTAACTATCAGCGAATATTTGATCCGCTTTATCTATATGTAATTCTGCAATCGCTATGGTTAGCGATTGGTACAACTATAATTTGCTTAATTTTGGGTTTTCCCGTTGCCTATTGGATTGCCCAGATAGCACCGAAGCGTTGGCAAAATTTACTGTTATTAGGTTTTATATTACCTCTGTGGACTTCTTCTTTACTCCGGTCTTATGCTTGGATTACGATTCTTCGTCCAACTGGTTTATTGAACAGTTTACTAACTAGTTTAGGTTTACCTGCTTTAGAATTATTTAACCGAATTCCAGCCGTATTAATTGGTATGAGTTATAGCTTACTACCTTATATGGTTGTAATTTTATATGCGTCTTTGGAAAAGTTAGACAAGCGTTTGCTAGAAGCAGCAGCCGATTTAGGTGCAAATCCTGTACAAACTTTTTTGAAAGTGACAGTACCCCAAGTTATGCCAGGAATTTCTGCTGGTTCAATGCTAGTTTTGATCACAGGATTAGGAGATTTTATAGACCCTGAATTACTTGGTGGTGCTTCTAGTATGACGGTGGCGCGTTTAATTTATAACCAGTTTTTAGGAGGCACTCAAAATTGGGGATTTGGTTCTGCTTTGAGTATGACCTTAATTTTAGCTGTAAGTATTGCGATCGCTCTTTTAATTAAGTACGGTGAAGCTATACCTAAGCGATAA
- a CDS encoding VWA domain-containing protein yields the protein MRVNLQPVLNDANLDANQHSSQRQLAISISAIAENLDRNAPLNLCLILDHSGSMNGRPLENVKKAANQLVDKLNAGDRLSIVVFDHRAKVLIPNQIIQNPEQIKNQINRLSADGGTAIDEGLRLGIEELGKGKKDTISQAFLLTDGENEHGDNNRCLKLAQLAAGYNLTLNTLGFGDNWNQDVLEKIADAGLGTLSYIQKPDQAVHEFSRLFTRMQTVGLTNAYLLFSLMPNVRLAELKPIAQVAPDTIELPLQQEADGRFAIRLGDLMKDAERVILANIYLGQLPEGKQAIANVQVRYDDPSQNQIGLKTANIAVYANVVRVYQPDLDPQVQKSILALAKYRQTQLAETKLQQGDRAGAATMLQTAAKTALQMGDTSAATVLQTSATQLQSGGDLSESDRKKTRIVSKTVLQDNSAK from the coding sequence ATGAGAGTTAACTTGCAGCCTGTCCTCAATGATGCTAATTTAGACGCAAATCAACACAGTAGTCAACGTCAGTTAGCAATTTCGATTTCGGCGATCGCTGAAAATCTCGACCGGAATGCGCCGCTGAATTTATGCTTAATTCTCGACCATAGTGGCTCGATGAATGGGCGACCGCTAGAAAATGTCAAAAAAGCAGCCAACCAACTGGTTGACAAACTCAATGCTGGCGATCGCCTAAGTATTGTAGTGTTCGACCACCGGGCGAAAGTGTTAATACCTAATCAAATTATCCAAAACCCAGAGCAAATTAAAAACCAAATTAACCGCTTGTCTGCTGATGGTGGTACTGCCATTGATGAAGGCTTACGCTTGGGGATTGAGGAGTTAGGAAAGGGCAAAAAAGACACGATTTCTCAAGCTTTTTTGTTAACTGATGGGGAAAATGAACACGGTGACAACAATCGTTGCTTGAAATTAGCCCAATTGGCTGCCGGCTATAACTTGACTTTGAACACTTTGGGTTTTGGGGACAATTGGAACCAAGATGTTTTAGAAAAAATAGCTGATGCGGGCTTGGGTACTTTATCTTATATCCAAAAACCCGATCAGGCAGTGCATGAGTTTAGCCGCCTGTTCACTCGAATGCAAACAGTGGGATTGACTAATGCGTATCTACTATTCTCCCTGATGCCTAATGTCCGGCTAGCGGAACTTAAACCTATCGCCCAAGTTGCGCCCGACACAATTGAATTGCCATTGCAACAAGAAGCTGATGGACGGTTTGCCATTCGTCTGGGAGATTTAATGAAAGACGCAGAACGGGTGATTTTGGCTAATATTTATTTGGGACAGTTGCCAGAAGGTAAACAAGCGATCGCGAATGTGCAAGTCCGCTACGATGACCCCAGCCAGAATCAAATCGGGTTGAAAACTGCCAATATCGCCGTTTACGCCAATGTTGTCAGGGTTTACCAACCAGACCTCGACCCCCAAGTGCAAAAGTCGATTTTGGCATTAGCCAAATATCGCCAAACTCAATTAGCAGAAACGAAATTGCAACAGGGCGATCGCGCTGGTGCTGCTACCATGTTACAAACTGCTGCGAAAACTGCTTTGCAAATGGGAGATACAAGTGCGGCGACGGTGTTGCAAACTTCTGCGACTCAATTACAATCTGGTGGAGATTTATCGGAAAGCGATCGCAAGAAAACCAGAATTGTCTCAAAAACCGTGTTGCAAGATAACTCTGCCAAATGA